From Microbacterium sp. 10M-3C3:
GCTCATCTGCGTGCCGATCGGGCTCGCGCTCGGCGGCGCTGTCGCGGTGATCCTCGACCTCACGGTCGGCCGCCGCACGCGCGATCTCCGCGCCGGCCACCAGTCGGTGCACGGCGCCGACTGAGCGCCACGACGGCGCCGAGCGGGCGCTACGCCAGCTCGGCGATGATCGGATGGATGGCGGCGTCGAACGCGACGACGTCGCCGCGCAGGCCGTCGGTGACGGCCACCGTGAGCGAGCCGATCCACCACACGCCCCGCTGCGCGAGCGGCAGCACGTGCACGTTGAGCTCGAACGAGTGCGCGCGCCGCCCGACCTGCCGTTCGTGCTCGGCGATCGCGCTCGCGTACGCACGGTAGGAGACGCCGGGCTTGGCGGCCGTGTCGGCGCGGTACCGCTCGTGCGCGCGCTGCGCGTATGCGCACGCGTCGGCGGCGTGGGGGGCGATCTCGCGCCGCAGCTCGACCGCCGACTCGGGGAGCGCGACGAGCGTGTCGAAGCCGTCGACGAGGTCGAGCGGCTCGGGAGAGGGATGCGCCTGCGGCTCGACGGTCATGGCCCAATACGCCAGCCACTGCCGCTCCAGGAGCGCCTGCTCGGCCTCCGACCGCTCGGGTGCCGAGCGCGGCGGAAGACCGCGGAGCGTGGGCAGCTCGTCGGGGGAGCGCACGCCGATCGCGTGCCGCAGGAAGAGCGCGACGAGCACCGGCTGACCCGCGTCTTCGCGGATCACCCATTCCGGACCGCTGCCGCCCTGCATGCCGCCATTGTAGGAGTGCGCGCGCCCGCCCGGTCCGCCCCCTTGCGCCGGGCCGAAGCGCTTGTCCCGCGGCGCCTCCCGCGGCCTCCGACCCGGACGCCGCGCGTGCTCCCGCCGCCGGTAGGCTGAGCGGGTGGCGTCCCCCAACCCCTACAGTGCTGCCGGCGTCGACACCGCAGCGGGCGACCTCGCCGTCGAACTCATGAAGTCGGCGGTGCGCCGCACCCACGGACCGGAGGTGCTCGGCGGGGTCGGCGGATTCGCCGGCATGTTCGACGCGAGCGCCCTGCTGTCGTACACGAAGCCGCTGCTGGCGACGAGCACCGACGGCGTCGGCACGAAGGTCGCGATCGCGCAGGCGCTCGACAAGCACGACACGATCGGGCAGGACCTGGTCGGCATGGTCGTCGACGACATCGTCGTGGTGGGCGCCAAGCCGCTGTTCATGACCGACTACATCGCGTGCGGCAAGGTGCATCCCGAGCGCATCGCGGCGATCGTCTCGGGCATCGCGGCCGGATGCGCCGCCACGGGCACCGCCCTCGTCGGCGGCGAGACGGCGGAGCACCCGGGGCTCCTCGGCCCGGCCGACTACGACGTCGCGGGCGCCGCGACCGGCGTGGTCGAGGCCGACGCCGTGCTCGGCGCCGACCGCGTGCGCGACGGCGACGTCGTGCTCGCCCTGGCTTCGAGCGGGCTGCACTCCAACGGCTTCTCGCTCGTGCGTCACATCGTGGCGCGCCGCGGCATCGGCTACGGCGACCACGCCGCCGACTTCGGCACGACATGGGGCGAGGCCCTGCTCGAGCCGACGCGCCTGTACACGTCGCCGCTCCTGCGCCTCATCGACGCCGTCCCCGGCGTGCACGCCCTCAGCCACGTCACGGGAGGCGGCATCGCCGCCAACCTCGCGCGCGTGCTGCCGCGCGGCATGTGGACCGAGATCGATCGCTCGACGTGGTCGCCCGCGCCGGTGTTCCGTGTGCTGGCCGACCTCGGCGACCTCGACCTCGCCGACACCGAGGGCACGTGGAACCTCGGCATCGGCTTCCTCGCCGTCGTCTCGGCGGATGCGGCGGACGCCGCCGTCGCGGCCCTCGAGGCCGACGGCATCCCTACGTGGCAGGTGGGCGTCGTACGCGACGCCGGCCGTCCGGAGGGCGAGTGGGAGCAGGGCGCGAAGGGCGTCGACGGCGGCGCGGTGCGCCTCGTCGGAGAGTACGCGACCTCGCAGAGCGGAGCGAAGTAACACCCCATGTGCGGCATCGTCGGGATGGCCGGTCGCGGCCCGGTCAACCAGGAGATCTACGACGCCCTCCTCCTCCTCCAGCATCGCGGCCAGGACTCCACCGGCATCGCGACGGCCGAGGCGAACGGCGTCTTCCACATCAACAAGCAGCGCGGCATGGTGCGCGAGGCGTTCCGCACGCGCGACATGCGCTCGCTGCTCGGCGAGATCGGGCTCGGGCACGTCCGGTACGCCACGCGCGGCACCGCCTCGAGCGAGGAGGAGGCGCAGCCCTTCTACGTCAACGCGCCGTACGGCATCGTGCTGGTACACAACGGCAACCTGACGAACACGCGCGAGCTCACCGACGACCTGTTCCATAAAGACCGCCGCCACTTGAACACGAGCTCCGACACCGAGCTGCTCGTGAACATCCTCGGCTCCGAGCTGCAGTCCGAGATCTCCGGGCCCGACCTCGACCCCGACCAGGTGTTCCGCGCGGTCTCGCGCGTGCACGAGCGCGTCGAGGGCTCGTACGCGGCGATCGCGCTCATCGCGGGCTACGGGCTGCTGGCGTTCCGCGACCCCTTCGGCATCCGCCCGCTGATCCTCGGCACGCGCGCGGCCGACCCGGCCGTCGGCGGCTACGAGTGGGTCGTGGCATCGGAGTCGCTCGTGCTGGAGAACGCGGGCTTCGAGGTGGTCCGCGACATCCTGCCCGGCGAGGCGGTCTTCATCGGCCTCGACGGCACGCTCCACACGCGCCAGTGCGCGACCGACCCCGTGCTGAAGCCGTGCTCCTTCGAGTACGTGTACCTCGCGCGGCCCGACTCCGTCATGAACGGGATCTCGGTCTACGAGGCGCGCCTGCGCATGGGCGAGCGCCTCGCCGACACGATCGCGAAGTACACGCCTCCCGGATCCATCGACGTCGTCATGCCCATCCCCGACTCGGCACGACCCGCGGCGATGCAGGTCGCCCGCAAGCTCGGCCTGGAGTACCGGGAGGGCTTCTACAAGAACCGCTACGTCGGCCGCACGTTCATCATGCCCGGGCAGGCGGTGCGCAAGAAGAGCGTCCGCCAGAAGCTCAACGCGATGTCGACGGAGTTCAAGGGCAAGAACGTGCTCCTCATCGACGACTCGATCGTGCGCGGCACCACGAGCAAGCAGATCATCCAGATGGCGCGCGACGCCGGCGCCGCGTCGGTGACGTTCGCGTCGGCCGCGCCGCCGGTGCGCTTTCCGCACGTGTATGGCATCAACATGCCCTCCCGGCACGAGCTCGTCGCGCACGGCCGCACGATCCCCGAGATCGCGGCAGAGCTGGGCTGCGACTACCTCGTGTACCAGGAGGTCGAAGACCTGCGCGCCGCGATCATCGAGGGGTCCGACCTCGACGACCTCGACATGAGCTGCTTCGACGGACGCTACGTCACGGGCACCGTCACGGAGGAGTACCTCGCGTGGGTGGAGGGCAGCCAGCAGTCGTGACCGTCGCGGGCGGCGGGCGGATGCTGTGGGACCAGCACACGTGCGTCGCGCTGCGGCCCGACGCCGATGTGTCCGAACTCCGCCGATATGCCGGCGCGGCTGGCGCGTTCGTGTCGCTGAACGCCGGATACGCGCCGCATCCGTTCGCGGTGACGAGCGCGCTGCTCGACGCCTTCCGCCGTCAGGTCGAGGAGACCCCCGGGCTCGAGCTCGCCGACACGCTCGCTGAGGTCGACGCGATCCGGGCGGGCGGGGCGATCGCGGTCGCCTTCGACCTCGAGGACTGCCGCCCGCTCGACGGCGACCTCGGCAACGTCGCCGTGCTGTACGGCAAGGGCGTGCGCACCCTCGCGCCGACGTACAACCACGCCAACGCGGCCGGATGCGGCTGCCTCGACGTCGACGACAGCGGGCTCACCGCGTGGGGCCGGCGCCTGGTCGCCGAGATGAACGCGGTCGGGATGGTGCCCGACGGCTCGCACGGCAGCGCGCAGACCGGACTGGATCTGTGCCGCGTGTCGACGACGCCCGTCGTCTACTCGCACTCGTGCATGAGGGCCGTGTGGGAGCATCCGCGCAACATCACCGACGACCAGGCGCGTGCGTGCGCCGACAGCGGCGGGGTGGTCGGGATCACGGGCGTCGGCATCTTCCTCGGGCCGAACACCCCGACGCTCGAGGCGATGACGCGCCACCTCGAGCACGCCGTCGAACTCGTCGGCATCGATCATGTCGGGGTGAGCTCGGACTTCTCCTTCGACTGGCGCGAGTTCCGCGACGAGATCGCGGCGAACACCGACCTCTACGACGACAGCTACACCCGCTGGGGTCCGATGGAGTGGATGCCGCCCGAGACGCTCGTCGGGCTCGGCGCGCACCTGGCGTCCCGCGGCTGGGCCGGCGAGGACATCGACGCGGTGCTCGGCGGCAACTTCCGTCGCGTCGCTGCGCAGACGTGGGGCTGACCGGGAGAGCGTTCCCGTGGGGTTCACCTCGCGCTCGCCGCGCGTTCGCGCGGCAGGAGTTGGCTGGGGCGCGCGGCGTCGACCGACGCCGCGTCGAACAGAAGGAACCCCTCCATGACTCCTGTGACACACCATCGCGCCCGCGCGGCGCTCTCGGTGCTGGCCCTGGGTGCGCTGCTCGCCGGCGGCGCGCTCACGGCGCTGCCCGCCTCGGCCGCCGACATCCCCCTGACCGAGAACGGCGGGGCCGCCCGGCACGACGGCGACCGCACCGCCGCGATCCGCAGTTCGCTCGTCGGCGGACCGGCCAAGAACGTCATCCTGCTCATCGGCGACGGCATGGGCGACTCCGAGATCACGGTCGCCCGCAACTACGCCGAGGGCGCCGCCGGCACGTTCGCCG
This genomic window contains:
- a CDS encoding zinc-binding alcohol dehydrogenase encodes the protein MQGGSGPEWVIREDAGQPVLVALFLRHAIGVRSPDELPTLRGLPPRSAPERSEAEQALLERQWLAYWAMTVEPQAHPSPEPLDLVDGFDTLVALPESAVELRREIAPHAADACAYAQRAHERYRADTAAKPGVSYRAYASAIAEHERQVGRRAHSFELNVHVLPLAQRGVWWIGSLTVAVTDGLRGDVVAFDAAIHPIIAELA
- the purM gene encoding phosphoribosylformylglycinamidine cyclo-ligase; this encodes MASPNPYSAAGVDTAAGDLAVELMKSAVRRTHGPEVLGGVGGFAGMFDASALLSYTKPLLATSTDGVGTKVAIAQALDKHDTIGQDLVGMVVDDIVVVGAKPLFMTDYIACGKVHPERIAAIVSGIAAGCAATGTALVGGETAEHPGLLGPADYDVAGAATGVVEADAVLGADRVRDGDVVLALASSGLHSNGFSLVRHIVARRGIGYGDHAADFGTTWGEALLEPTRLYTSPLLRLIDAVPGVHALSHVTGGGIAANLARVLPRGMWTEIDRSTWSPAPVFRVLADLGDLDLADTEGTWNLGIGFLAVVSADAADAAVAALEADGIPTWQVGVVRDAGRPEGEWEQGAKGVDGGAVRLVGEYATSQSGAK
- the purF gene encoding amidophosphoribosyltransferase, with translation MCGIVGMAGRGPVNQEIYDALLLLQHRGQDSTGIATAEANGVFHINKQRGMVREAFRTRDMRSLLGEIGLGHVRYATRGTASSEEEAQPFYVNAPYGIVLVHNGNLTNTRELTDDLFHKDRRHLNTSSDTELLVNILGSELQSEISGPDLDPDQVFRAVSRVHERVEGSYAAIALIAGYGLLAFRDPFGIRPLILGTRAADPAVGGYEWVVASESLVLENAGFEVVRDILPGEAVFIGLDGTLHTRQCATDPVLKPCSFEYVYLARPDSVMNGISVYEARLRMGERLADTIAKYTPPGSIDVVMPIPDSARPAAMQVARKLGLEYREGFYKNRYVGRTFIMPGQAVRKKSVRQKLNAMSTEFKGKNVLLIDDSIVRGTTSKQIIQMARDAGAASVTFASAAPPVRFPHVYGINMPSRHELVAHGRTIPEIAAELGCDYLVYQEVEDLRAAIIEGSDLDDLDMSCFDGRYVTGTVTEEYLAWVEGSQQS
- a CDS encoding membrane dipeptidase yields the protein MTVAGGGRMLWDQHTCVALRPDADVSELRRYAGAAGAFVSLNAGYAPHPFAVTSALLDAFRRQVEETPGLELADTLAEVDAIRAGGAIAVAFDLEDCRPLDGDLGNVAVLYGKGVRTLAPTYNHANAAGCGCLDVDDSGLTAWGRRLVAEMNAVGMVPDGSHGSAQTGLDLCRVSTTPVVYSHSCMRAVWEHPRNITDDQARACADSGGVVGITGVGIFLGPNTPTLEAMTRHLEHAVELVGIDHVGVSSDFSFDWREFRDEIAANTDLYDDSYTRWGPMEWMPPETLVGLGAHLASRGWAGEDIDAVLGGNFRRVAAQTWG